From a region of the Streptomyces sp. NBC_00193 genome:
- a CDS encoding RNA polymerase sigma factor, protein MNSTHEDGAGAGGTRAGRRGKDSGWAGAGPPPDLRTPEGFGAFYEEHIDAVLGFVTRRVTDPHLAADLTADIFLAALKDAAGYRPDRGVPIAWLYGIARNVLASHARAGARERGALQRLSGRRLLDDQDVAALEERIDAQRAFRDLAERHAALSEPLRAALDLVVVDGLTPAEAAQALGVTQATIRVRLHRARRALRTPADSAASVPAPTQQLEVAR, encoded by the coding sequence GTGAACAGCACGCACGAGGACGGCGCGGGGGCGGGCGGCACGCGGGCGGGGAGAAGGGGGAAGGACTCCGGATGGGCGGGGGCCGGGCCGCCACCGGATCTCCGGACGCCGGAGGGGTTCGGCGCGTTCTACGAGGAGCACATCGACGCCGTGCTCGGGTTCGTCACCCGGCGGGTCACCGACCCGCATCTGGCGGCGGACCTCACGGCCGACATCTTCCTCGCCGCGCTGAAGGACGCGGCCGGCTATCGGCCCGACAGGGGAGTGCCGATCGCCTGGCTCTACGGAATCGCGCGCAACGTCCTGGCGAGCCACGCCCGTGCGGGCGCCCGCGAGCGCGGAGCACTGCAGCGGCTCAGCGGCCGGAGGTTGCTCGACGACCAGGACGTGGCGGCCCTGGAGGAGCGGATAGACGCACAGCGGGCCTTCCGCGACCTGGCCGAGCGGCATGCCGCCCTGTCGGAGCCGCTGCGGGCCGCGCTCGACCTGGTCGTGGTCGACGGCCTCACCCCGGCCGAGGCCGCCCAGGCCCTCGGGGTCACCCAGGCCACCATCCGGGTCCGCCTGCACCGCGCCCGGCGCGCGCTGCGCACCCCGGCGGATTCCGCCGCTTCCGTTCCCGCCCCGACGCAGCAGTTGGAGGTAGCGCGATGA
- a CDS encoding nitrate- and nitrite sensing domain-containing protein: MQKKRPRKNGTVANGTAPDGTAPDRRAPDGPVAATAPAGRRVRVRRRLVIGVAVAGLAVLVAGAPAVLSASADLKDSQELVTLADQSRQTLTLAHLLGDERDAVTAYVAKGRPGGARGEQAAGVKERTAGTDRQLAEVQADADEELAQALGRVGAVRTEAIEGKDSALAAHQAYSGVIAELLAPSGRLAELTPPRAADALVTARPLAALGQAVEQASATRGLLLAGLSVPGGDKQPGTAFVDELTAAAQRARVRELGALDDFARAARPDVRQSLTATVTGPEVKTADDYLKRLTDRPALSPADRKLDPGTVGAALTARVDRMRSVEATLAGQRATALAALRDDDVTALEVMVAFLGVLFLLTLGISTAIARSLTRPLSVLRRGAARLATPEGSVEPVRFTGRNDEFAEVVRHLNAVRDQTVSLHTRIAGLDADRRRLIGRNEALSAGREALEEELAQLRSGLAEHRRIMSTTSVSLSLRTLGLVERQLAVIEELESEEPDPDRLSTLFKLDHLATVMRRHNENLLVLAGQEHGHGQGLPVPLVDVMRAAVSEIERYERVDLGVLPSYTQVAGHAADDISHVLAELLENATTFSPPDAKVKVSGWLLDSGDVVLSVVDEGIGITGDRLATLNERLATPDAYDEEPESEHGLGLGLYVAGRLAARHGVSAELRALRHGGTEALVVVPATLLPATPPASPVHTLGAPGAPALHLPGVIAEANENTLPARVRGLAALPPETPAAPEEPAATEAPAAPEPQAAAAVPAVEPEPASFPEPEHEPEHEPEHEAEHAPESFPEPEPASEPAPASFPEPEPAHETAQASAAEPPARVAPEPAPAGFAPPAGQLPPTEQVFRVPAPVEVPAEQVFRVRPQAQAAAEVPVEQPEAPAEVPAEQVFRVPPQAEAPAAYEAEPEEVLTDKGLPKRSPRVVSAGREEEVRPAPGRVDADELRRRLGGFYRGAQDGRRVVEAELAQDPRLDPRQGPPQDQGQTDRGDTAQEART; the protein is encoded by the coding sequence GTGCAGAAGAAGCGGCCTCGGAAGAACGGCACCGTCGCGAACGGCACCGCACCCGACGGCACCGCACCCGACCGACGAGCCCCCGACGGCCCGGTCGCCGCGACCGCACCCGCAGGGCGCCGCGTCCGCGTGCGCCGCAGGCTGGTCATCGGGGTCGCCGTGGCCGGGCTCGCCGTGCTCGTGGCGGGAGCGCCCGCCGTCCTGTCCGCCTCCGCGGACCTGAAGGACTCCCAGGAACTGGTCACCCTCGCCGACCAGAGCCGGCAGACCCTCACCCTCGCCCACCTGCTCGGGGACGAGCGCGACGCCGTCACCGCGTACGTGGCCAAGGGCCGCCCCGGCGGCGCCCGGGGCGAGCAGGCCGCCGGGGTCAAGGAACGCACCGCGGGCACCGACCGCCAGCTCGCCGAGGTCCAGGCCGACGCGGACGAGGAACTCGCCCAGGCCCTCGGCCGGGTGGGCGCCGTCCGCACCGAGGCCATCGAGGGCAAGGACAGCGCCCTCGCCGCCCACCAGGCCTACTCCGGCGTCATCGCCGAACTCCTCGCACCGAGCGGCCGGCTCGCCGAGCTGACCCCGCCGCGGGCCGCCGACGCCCTCGTCACCGCCCGCCCGCTGGCCGCCCTCGGCCAGGCCGTGGAGCAGGCCTCCGCCACCCGCGGACTGCTCCTCGCCGGGCTGTCCGTGCCGGGCGGTGACAAGCAGCCGGGCACCGCCTTCGTGGACGAACTCACCGCCGCCGCCCAGCGGGCACGCGTACGGGAGCTGGGCGCGCTCGACGACTTCGCCCGGGCCGCACGTCCCGACGTGCGCCAGAGCCTCACCGCCACCGTCACCGGACCCGAGGTCAAGACGGCCGACGACTACCTCAAGCGGCTCACCGACCGGCCGGCCCTGTCGCCCGCCGACCGCAAGCTCGATCCCGGCACCGTCGGAGCGGCCCTCACCGCCCGCGTCGACCGGATGCGCTCGGTCGAGGCCACCCTCGCCGGCCAGCGCGCCACCGCGCTCGCCGCGCTGCGCGACGACGACGTGACCGCGCTGGAGGTCATGGTCGCCTTCCTCGGCGTCCTCTTCCTCCTCACCCTCGGCATCTCCACCGCCATCGCGCGCTCCCTCACCCGACCGCTGTCGGTCCTGCGGCGCGGCGCGGCGCGGCTGGCCACGCCGGAGGGCTCGGTGGAACCGGTCCGGTTCACGGGCCGCAACGACGAGTTCGCCGAGGTGGTGCGCCACCTCAACGCGGTACGCGACCAGACGGTCTCCCTGCACACCCGGATCGCCGGACTCGACGCCGACCGGCGCCGCCTCATCGGCCGCAACGAGGCGCTCTCGGCCGGCCGGGAGGCGCTGGAGGAAGAGCTCGCGCAGCTGCGGTCGGGGCTGGCAGAGCACCGCCGCATCATGTCGACCACGTCCGTGTCGCTGTCCCTGCGGACCCTGGGACTCGTCGAGCGCCAACTCGCCGTCATCGAGGAGCTGGAGTCCGAGGAGCCGGATCCGGACCGCCTCTCCACCCTCTTCAAGCTCGACCACCTGGCGACCGTGATGCGCCGCCACAACGAGAACCTGCTCGTCCTCGCCGGCCAGGAACACGGCCACGGGCAGGGCCTGCCGGTGCCGCTGGTCGACGTCATGCGGGCAGCGGTCAGTGAGATCGAGCGCTACGAACGCGTCGACCTCGGGGTGCTGCCCTCGTACACGCAGGTCGCCGGGCACGCCGCCGACGACATCTCGCACGTACTGGCCGAGCTGCTGGAGAACGCGACGACCTTCTCGCCGCCGGACGCCAAGGTCAAGGTGTCCGGCTGGCTGCTGGACTCCGGCGACGTGGTGCTCTCCGTCGTCGACGAGGGCATCGGGATCACCGGGGACCGGCTGGCGACCCTGAACGAGCGGCTGGCCACGCCGGACGCGTACGACGAGGAGCCCGAGTCGGAACACGGCCTGGGCCTCGGCCTGTACGTGGCCGGACGGCTCGCGGCCCGGCACGGGGTGAGCGCGGAGCTGCGCGCGCTGCGGCACGGCGGTACGGAGGCGCTGGTCGTCGTACCGGCGACGCTGCTGCCCGCCACCCCGCCGGCCTCGCCGGTCCACACCCTGGGCGCACCGGGCGCACCCGCGCTGCACCTGCCCGGGGTGATCGCGGAGGCCAACGAGAACACCCTCCCCGCACGGGTACGGGGCCTTGCCGCCCTCCCGCCCGAGACCCCGGCGGCGCCCGAAGAGCCTGCAGCGACCGAAGCCCCGGCGGCGCCCGAGCCCCAGGCCGCGGCTGCGGTACCGGCCGTGGAACCGGAACCCGCGTCGTTCCCGGAGCCCGAGCACGAGCCCGAGCACGAGCCCGAGCACGAGGCCGAGCACGCCCCGGAGTCCTTCCCCGAGCCGGAGCCCGCCTCCGAGCCCGCTCCCGCGTCCTTCCCCGAGCCGGAGCCCGCGCACGAGACCGCGCAGGCCTCCGCCGCGGAGCCGCCCGCGCGGGTGGCTCCGGAGCCCGCTCCGGCGGGGTTCGCGCCGCCGGCCGGGCAGCTGCCGCCCACGGAGCAGGTGTTCCGGGTCCCGGCACCGGTCGAGGTGCCCGCCGAGCAGGTGTTCCGCGTACGGCCGCAGGCCCAGGCCGCCGCCGAGGTGCCCGTAGAGCAGCCGGAGGCTCCCGCGGAGGTTCCCGCCGAGCAGGTGTTCCGCGTACCGCCGCAGGCCGAGGCGCCCGCCGCGTACGAGGCCGAGCCGGAGGAGGTCCTCACCGACAAGGGGCTCCCCAAGCGGAGTCCCCGCGTGGTGAGCGCCGGTCGCGAGGAAGAGGTGCGCCCGGCGCCGGGCCGGGTGGACGCCGACGAGCTGCGCCGCCGGCTCGGCGGGTTCTACCGCGGAGCCCAGGACGGGCGCCGCGTCGTGGAGGCCGAGCTCGCGCAGGATCCCCGGCTGGACCCCCGACAGGGCCCGCCGCAGGACCAGGGGCAGACCGACCGGGGGGACACCGCACAGGAGGCACGCACATGA
- a CDS encoding MarR family winged helix-turn-helix transcriptional regulator yields the protein MHGTEDQEFLALERELSVFLRRARASSGEMARELHPELEPAAYGLLVRLEAAGRQRATELAAYFGVGKATMSRQLRALEVLGLLAREPDPADGRAFLVGLTEEGRERFLRVRGARREQYMRKLADWDRGEVAELARLLNQLNAGGE from the coding sequence GTGCACGGGACCGAAGACCAGGAGTTCCTTGCCCTGGAGCGGGAGCTGTCCGTCTTCCTCCGACGGGCCCGCGCCTCCTCCGGGGAGATGGCGCGCGAGCTGCACCCCGAGCTGGAACCGGCCGCGTACGGGCTCCTCGTACGGCTGGAAGCCGCCGGGCGGCAGCGGGCGACCGAGCTCGCCGCGTACTTCGGGGTCGGCAAGGCCACCATGAGCCGGCAGCTGCGGGCCCTGGAGGTGCTGGGCCTGCTGGCCCGCGAGCCGGACCCGGCGGACGGGCGGGCCTTCCTGGTCGGGCTCACGGAGGAGGGCCGGGAGCGCTTCCTGCGGGTCCGCGGCGCCCGGCGCGAGCAGTACATGCGCAAGCTCGCGGACTGGGACCGCGGAGAAGTGGCGGAACTGGCGCGGCTCCTGAACCAGTTGAACGCGGGCGGGGAGTAA
- a CDS encoding DUF742 domain-containing protein, which yields MRSPASDRLPIRGADRRPARVRPYSLTGGRTRFTQILHVETFVAALDTKVSEPRKPDRMPEMPAIVEVCRRMRTIAEIAALLKLPLGVVRVLVSDLADQGRIRVYGTGHGSGRPDRALLERVLSGLRRL from the coding sequence GTGAGGAGTCCGGCCTCCGACCGGCTGCCGATACGCGGCGCCGACCGCCGTCCCGCCCGTGTACGCCCGTACTCCCTGACGGGCGGCCGCACCCGCTTCACCCAGATCCTGCACGTCGAGACCTTCGTCGCGGCCCTGGACACCAAGGTGTCCGAGCCGCGCAAGCCCGACCGGATGCCGGAGATGCCGGCGATCGTCGAGGTCTGCCGCCGCATGCGGACGATCGCCGAGATAGCCGCACTGCTGAAGCTGCCGCTCGGTGTGGTCCGCGTCCTGGTCAGCGACCTCGCCGACCAGGGCAGGATCCGTGTCTACGGGACCGGCCACGGCAGCGGCCGTCCCGACCGCGCTCTGCTCGAAAGGGTGCTCAGTGGGCTCCGCCGTCTCTGA
- a CDS encoding styrene monooxygenase/indole monooxygenase family protein: MRKILVVGAGQSGLQLALGLQAKGYEVTLMSNRTADEIRTGRVMSTQCMFDTALQSERDLQLNFWEQQAPKIEGLGVSVSAPDGSRAVDWLGKLKGFAQSVDQRVKMAGWLDTFAQRGGQLVIHGASVSDLDFFSRTYDLVLVAAGKGELVSLFGRDAARSPYDAPQRALAVSYVHGLDPRPEHPETEAVRCNLVPGAGELFVMPTLTTSGRADILFWEGIPGGPLDVFGGVKDPADHLALTLELMEKFTPWEYARATKVELTDAGATLAGRYAPVVRNPIGRLPGGGLVLGVADVVVANDPITGQGSNSAAKCAASYLSSILMHGDNPFDEAWMKATFDKYWFTSGKPATQWTNAMLGVPPEHVLNLIGAAGQLQPVADRFANGFDNPADFDAYFYDPEDAADYLADVSGSVSPE; encoded by the coding sequence ATGCGCAAGATACTCGTCGTCGGCGCCGGCCAGTCCGGTCTCCAGCTCGCCCTCGGACTCCAGGCGAAGGGGTACGAGGTCACCCTCATGTCCAACCGGACGGCGGACGAGATCCGCACCGGGCGGGTCATGTCCACCCAGTGCATGTTCGACACGGCGCTGCAGTCCGAGCGGGACCTCCAGCTGAACTTCTGGGAGCAGCAGGCGCCGAAGATCGAGGGCCTGGGCGTCTCGGTCTCCGCCCCCGACGGCAGCCGCGCCGTCGACTGGCTCGGCAAGCTCAAGGGCTTCGCCCAGTCCGTCGACCAGCGCGTGAAGATGGCCGGCTGGCTCGACACCTTCGCGCAGCGCGGCGGGCAGCTGGTCATCCACGGGGCGTCCGTCTCCGACCTGGACTTCTTCTCCCGTACGTACGACCTGGTGCTGGTCGCGGCCGGCAAGGGCGAGCTGGTCTCGCTGTTCGGCCGGGACGCGGCCCGCTCCCCGTACGACGCCCCGCAGCGCGCGCTCGCCGTGTCGTACGTGCACGGGCTGGATCCGCGCCCCGAGCACCCGGAGACGGAGGCCGTGCGCTGCAACCTGGTCCCGGGCGCCGGCGAGCTGTTCGTGATGCCGACGCTGACCACCTCCGGGCGGGCCGACATCCTGTTCTGGGAGGGGATCCCGGGCGGACCGCTGGACGTCTTCGGCGGGGTGAAGGACCCGGCGGACCACCTCGCGCTGACGCTGGAACTGATGGAGAAGTTCACGCCCTGGGAGTACGCGCGGGCGACGAAGGTGGAGCTGACGGACGCGGGCGCCACGCTCGCCGGGCGGTACGCCCCCGTCGTCCGCAACCCCATCGGCCGGCTGCCCGGCGGCGGCCTGGTGCTGGGCGTGGCGGACGTGGTCGTCGCCAACGACCCGATCACCGGGCAGGGTTCGAACTCCGCCGCCAAGTGCGCGGCCTCGTACCTCTCCTCGATCCTCATGCACGGGGACAACCCGTTCGACGAGGCGTGGATGAAGGCGACCTTCGACAAGTACTGGTTCACCAGCGGCAAGCCTGCGACCCAGTGGACGAACGCCATGCTCGGCGTCCCGCCGGAGCACGTGCTCAACCTGATCGGTGCGGCCGGGCAGCTCCAGCCGGTGGCGGATCGATTCGCCAACGGCTTCGACAACCCGGCCGACTTCGACGCGTACTTCTACGACCCCGAGGACGCGGCGGACTACCTGGCGGACGTCTCGGGCTCGGTCTCGCCGGAGTAG
- a CDS encoding roadblock/LC7 domain-containing protein, which translates to MNASSTYGLSSQARNLQWLLTDLVEEVPGVNSVAVVSSDGLLLLSSDPVAPDTPAAASAPARPRGPRGASADLATIVSGLGSLTTGAAALMDGGSVKQTMVAMEHGSVFVMSISDGSLLGVHATPDCDMSVVAYHMALFVGRAGHVLTPEVRSELRQSMENTP; encoded by the coding sequence ATGAACGCGTCCAGTACGTACGGACTGAGCTCCCAGGCCCGCAACCTTCAGTGGCTGCTGACCGACCTCGTCGAGGAGGTGCCCGGGGTCAACTCGGTGGCCGTCGTCTCCTCGGACGGGCTCCTCCTGCTGTCCTCCGATCCGGTGGCACCCGACACACCGGCCGCCGCCTCCGCACCTGCCCGCCCCCGCGGTCCCCGCGGCGCGTCCGCCGATCTCGCGACCATCGTCTCCGGCCTCGGCTCGCTCACCACGGGCGCGGCCGCCCTGATGGACGGCGGCTCGGTCAAGCAGACGATGGTGGCCATGGAGCACGGTTCCGTGTTCGTCATGTCCATCAGCGACGGATCGCTCCTCGGCGTGCACGCCACGCCGGACTGCGACATGAGCGTCGTCGCCTACCACATGGCCTTGTTCGTGGGCCGCGCCGGCCACGTCCTGACCCCCGAAGTCCGCAGTGAGCTGCGCCAGTCGATGGAGAACACCCCGTGA
- a CDS encoding SHOCT domain-containing protein: MFIRPIGSVVNPSQRPSGHPLLRGILARGAYVWDAAQHPAAVATPQPQDGTAPSATPATPPDATPATRPGQASAPPAAPSARREPAAAHPAPRTGPSAPGPVSPGADLTDRLTQLAALAREGLLTPQEFSAAKARLLAG, translated from the coding sequence ATGTTCATCCGCCCCATCGGCTCCGTCGTGAACCCCTCCCAGCGCCCCTCGGGCCACCCCCTGCTGCGCGGAATCCTGGCGCGCGGGGCCTACGTCTGGGACGCGGCCCAGCACCCGGCGGCGGTCGCGACCCCCCAGCCCCAGGACGGCACGGCCCCGTCCGCAACCCCGGCCACGCCCCCCGACGCGACCCCGGCCACGCGCCCCGGCCAGGCTTCCGCTCCCCCGGCGGCCCCCTCCGCCCGCCGGGAGCCCGCAGCCGCCCACCCCGCTCCGCGCACCGGCCCTTCGGCCCCGGGACCGGTCTCCCCCGGAGCCGATCTGACGGACCGCCTGACCCAGCTGGCCGCCCTGGCCCGCGAGGGCCTGCTGACCCCGCAGGAGTTCTCGGCGGCCAAGGCCCGCCTGCTGGCCGGCTGA
- a CDS encoding ATP/GTP-binding protein, with amino-acid sequence MGSAVSETGLFSSSANPDADPDEPVQPWQYDRSRAPVAVKVLVAGGFGVGKTTFVGSVSEIRPLRTEAVMTEAAAPTDDLSGTPDKRTTTVAMDFGRVTLDDDLVLYVYGTPGQERFWFMWDDLVRGAVGGIVLADTRRLRDCFPALDYFESCGLPYAVAVNHFEGTPSYEPEDVREALTIPARVPVVIMDARRRVTVLESLMTLVGHALDTTPE; translated from the coding sequence GTGGGCTCCGCCGTCTCTGAAACCGGCCTCTTCTCCTCCTCCGCGAACCCGGACGCCGATCCGGACGAGCCCGTACAGCCCTGGCAGTACGACCGCTCGCGCGCGCCCGTCGCCGTGAAGGTGCTGGTGGCGGGCGGTTTCGGGGTGGGCAAGACCACGTTCGTCGGTTCCGTCTCCGAGATCCGGCCGCTGCGCACCGAAGCGGTGATGACCGAGGCCGCCGCTCCGACCGACGACCTGTCCGGGACCCCGGACAAGCGCACCACCACCGTCGCCATGGACTTCGGGCGCGTCACGCTCGACGACGACCTCGTCCTGTACGTGTACGGGACCCCCGGCCAGGAACGCTTCTGGTTCATGTGGGACGACCTGGTGCGCGGCGCCGTCGGCGGGATCGTCCTCGCGGACACGCGGCGGCTGCGCGACTGCTTCCCCGCGCTCGACTACTTCGAGAGCTGCGGGCTGCCGTACGCCGTGGCCGTCAACCACTTCGAGGGCACGCCTTCGTACGAACCGGAGGACGTGCGGGAGGCGCTGACCATACCGGCGCGCGTACCCGTCGTGATCATGGACGCGCGGCGCCGGGTGACGGTACTGGAATCCCTGATGACCCTCGTGGGCCACGCCCTCGACACGACCCCCGAATAG
- a CDS encoding DUF6325 family protein: MGPAEFIVLAFPEEQLRVAAVEAVMGLRKAGVVRLIDGLVATKTAGGEVLSVEFDEFVELRGLLAHREAAPLIGPEDVRESAELMDRGSCALLLVVEHVWAEDAAIAVRAAGGRIAGAVRLPADRLGVA, from the coding sequence ATGGGACCTGCGGAGTTCATCGTCCTGGCCTTTCCGGAAGAACAGCTGCGGGTCGCGGCGGTCGAGGCGGTGATGGGGCTGCGCAAGGCCGGGGTCGTGCGGCTCATCGACGGGCTGGTGGCAACCAAGACCGCCGGCGGCGAGGTGCTGTCGGTGGAGTTCGACGAGTTCGTCGAACTCCGGGGCCTGCTCGCCCACCGCGAGGCGGCCCCGCTGATCGGCCCCGAGGACGTCAGGGAATCGGCTGAACTGATGGACCGCGGCAGCTGCGCCCTCCTCCTGGTCGTCGAGCACGTATGGGCCGAGGACGCCGCCATCGCCGTCCGCGCGGCGGGCGGCCGGATCGCGGGAGCGGTCCGCCTCCCGGCCGACCGGCTGGGGGTGGCCTGA
- a CDS encoding protein phosphatase 2C domain-containing protein, with amino-acid sequence MRIDLSSAPGNPERPNEDWLSAAIPASGGGVLVALDGVTPPPGEVGCAHGVPWFAAGLGGRLTELSGSRRDMSLDQVLAEAIRVTADAHRDTCDLSHVRTPQATVVMVRWDASCVEHLVLSDSVLLLQAPGGEVRAVLDDRLDRIPRERLRTEASADELRNAEGGFFTAAADPEVAARAVTGRTPRAEVRALAALTDGASRWTDTFGEGDWAECLAVLCKEGAQSLIERVRALESDPGRAHRRDKRHDDASAAYVEL; translated from the coding sequence ATGCGCATCGATCTCTCCTCCGCCCCCGGCAACCCGGAACGCCCCAACGAGGACTGGCTGTCGGCCGCGATCCCCGCCTCGGGCGGCGGAGTTCTGGTGGCCCTCGACGGGGTCACCCCGCCTCCGGGCGAGGTCGGGTGCGCGCACGGAGTGCCGTGGTTCGCGGCCGGGCTGGGCGGCCGATTGACCGAACTGTCCGGATCGCGCCGGGACATGTCCCTCGATCAGGTCCTGGCGGAGGCCATCCGCGTCACCGCGGACGCCCACCGCGACACCTGTGACCTTTCTCACGTCCGGACGCCTCAGGCGACGGTGGTCATGGTCCGCTGGGACGCGTCCTGCGTCGAACACCTGGTGCTCTCGGATTCCGTACTCCTCCTCCAGGCGCCGGGAGGGGAGGTGCGCGCGGTCCTCGACGACCGGCTGGACCGGATCCCGCGCGAGCGGCTGCGCACGGAGGCCTCGGCCGACGAGCTGCGCAACGCGGAGGGCGGTTTCTTCACCGCCGCCGCGGACCCGGAGGTGGCGGCCCGGGCGGTGACCGGGCGGACGCCGCGCGCGGAGGTACGGGCGCTGGCGGCGCTCACGGACGGGGCCAGCCGGTGGACGGACACGTTCGGGGAGGGCGACTGGGCCGAATGCCTGGCGGTGCTGTGCAAGGAGGGCGCGCAGTCGCTGATCGAGCGGGTGCGCGCGCTGGAATCGGACCCGGGCCGGGCGCACCGCCGCGACAAGCGCCACGACGACGCGTCGGCGGCTTACGTGGAGCTGTAG
- a CDS encoding C40 family peptidase: MSRRRRRRLLRAACLAAALVTAGPLPVTHAEPAAPAAPETPAAPDAPAAPDTPAAPAAPGTPAAPAEPVGVLLARLQGLYQRAEQATEAYNAAETALTARQREESRLSTELGRARTAVTDAQTTTGRLAREQYKGGRGFSPYARMLFAGDPQGALDQRRVAEREGARRAAALHRLTQGEKQADRLATAARKALDSELKLAADTKARKEEAATQLKEVERMLASLSPAQLTELDAREAEDTATAQRELIGSGKLGSAGPQLRNPTAAGGTALTYAAAQIGKPYVWGAEGPASFDCSGLTSQAWAHAGREIPRTSQEQWARLPRVPLDELRPGDLVVYFPTATHVALYVGDGKVIQAPRPGAKVKVSPIAANPLLGAVRPDPDGAPLRAFTPPPLPETGGTETGGTETGGTDTAGDDTGYSGETEPETSAR; the protein is encoded by the coding sequence ATGTCACGACGACGCAGACGTCGGCTGCTTCGCGCCGCGTGCCTCGCCGCAGCCCTCGTCACGGCCGGCCCGCTCCCCGTCACCCACGCCGAACCCGCCGCCCCCGCAGCACCGGAGACACCCGCCGCACCGGACGCCCCGGCAGCGCCGGACACCCCCGCGGCCCCCGCGGCCCCCGGCACCCCCGCCGCCCCCGCCGAACCCGTCGGTGTCCTCCTCGCCCGCCTCCAGGGCCTCTACCAGCGCGCCGAGCAGGCCACCGAGGCCTACAACGCCGCCGAGACCGCCCTCACCGCCCGGCAGCGCGAGGAGAGCCGGCTCAGTACCGAGCTCGGCAGGGCCCGTACCGCCGTCACCGACGCCCAGACCACCACCGGCCGGCTGGCGCGCGAGCAGTACAAGGGGGGCCGCGGGTTCTCCCCGTACGCCCGGATGCTGTTCGCCGGGGACCCCCAAGGGGCCCTGGACCAGCGCCGGGTCGCGGAGCGCGAGGGCGCCCGGCGGGCCGCCGCGCTGCACAGGCTCACCCAGGGCGAGAAGCAGGCCGACCGTCTCGCCACCGCCGCCCGCAAGGCCCTGGACTCCGAGCTGAAGCTGGCCGCCGACACCAAGGCGCGCAAGGAGGAGGCCGCCACGCAGCTCAAGGAGGTCGAGCGGATGCTGGCCTCGCTCAGCCCCGCCCAGCTCACCGAGCTCGACGCACGGGAAGCCGAGGACACCGCCACCGCGCAGCGGGAGCTGATCGGTTCGGGGAAGCTGGGCAGCGCCGGCCCGCAGCTCCGCAACCCCACCGCGGCCGGCGGCACGGCCCTCACGTACGCGGCCGCCCAGATCGGGAAGCCGTACGTCTGGGGCGCCGAGGGTCCGGCCTCCTTCGACTGCTCCGGGCTGACCTCGCAGGCCTGGGCGCACGCGGGCCGCGAGATCCCCCGGACCAGCCAGGAGCAGTGGGCCCGGCTGCCCCGGGTGCCGCTCGACGAACTGCGCCCGGGCGACCTGGTGGTGTACTTCCCGACCGCCACCCACGTGGCCCTGTACGTCGGCGACGGCAAGGTCATCCAGGCGCCCCGCCCGGGCGCGAAGGTGAAGGTCTCGCCGATCGCAGCGAATCCGCTGCTCGGCGCGGTGCGGCCGGACCCCGACGGGGCCCCGCTGCGCGCCTTCACCCCGCCGCCGCTGCCCGAGACGGGCGGGACCGAGACGGGCGGGACCGAGACCGGCGGGACCGATACGGCCGGGGACGATACGGGCTACTCCGGCGAGACCGAGCCCGAGACGTCCGCCAGGTAG